One stretch of Desulfatibacillum aliphaticivorans DSM 15576 DNA includes these proteins:
- a CDS encoding KdsC family phosphatase → MPDRAAENWDVLEQVDVLLLDVDGVLTDGSITYGDDGGEIKTFSVKDGLGIRMLQLAGIVTGIVTGRSSKALAKRCENLGITHLWDGVKNKSLLIEQISRDMKVPPERMAFVGDDIPDMGIMSKVGVGVAVADAHPDVINAARLVTTKPGGRGAVREVCEGILKAKGLWDETQKQVAV, encoded by the coding sequence ATGCCGGATAGAGCGGCTGAAAACTGGGATGTCCTCGAACAGGTGGATGTCTTGCTCCTGGACGTGGACGGCGTGCTGACGGACGGGTCCATCACTTACGGGGACGACGGCGGAGAAATCAAGACCTTCAGCGTGAAGGACGGCCTGGGAATCCGCATGCTTCAACTGGCTGGAATCGTCACCGGCATTGTGACGGGGCGCAGTTCCAAAGCGCTTGCCAAAAGGTGCGAAAACCTGGGCATTACGCATCTTTGGGACGGCGTGAAAAACAAGTCCCTGCTCATAGAGCAAATCAGCCGGGATATGAAGGTTCCGCCTGAACGCATGGCCTTTGTGGGCGACGACATACCGGACATGGGCATCATGTCCAAGGTCGGCGTGGGCGTGGCTGTGGCGGACGCCCATCCAGACGTGATAAATGCCGCCAGGCTGGTCACGACCAAACCCGGCGGCCGCGGTGCAGTACGGGAAGTTTGCGAGGGAATCCTGAAAGCCAAGGGATTATGGGATGAAACGCAGAAACAGGTTGCAGTCTAG
- the kdsA gene encoding 3-deoxy-8-phosphooctulonate synthase, whose protein sequence is MTNTFSIGNNMNVGLGAPLLLIAGPCVIENEEKTLEIAERIKGIVRDMDVNFVFKASFDKANRTSIDSFRGPGLEQGLAILGKVKSRLGLPVISDVHSPDQVGPASEVLDILQIPAFLCRQTDLLTAAGNSGKPVNVKKGQFVGPWDMKHVTGKVLSTGNERIMLTERGSSFGYNNLVVDFRNFSIMRDLGFPVVFDATHSVQMPGGLGNCSGGDRSYVPLLARAAAAAGVDGVFFEVHTDPDKALCDGPNSLTMEMLESILPQLLAIRKAAS, encoded by the coding sequence ATGACGAACACATTTTCAATCGGAAATAACATGAACGTGGGCCTGGGAGCGCCTTTGCTCCTCATTGCCGGGCCTTGCGTGATCGAGAATGAGGAAAAAACCCTTGAGATCGCGGAGCGCATAAAGGGAATCGTCCGGGACATGGACGTCAACTTTGTGTTCAAGGCTTCTTTTGACAAGGCCAATCGCACGTCCATAGATTCTTTTCGCGGCCCCGGCCTGGAGCAAGGGCTGGCTATCCTGGGCAAGGTAAAGTCCCGGCTTGGGTTGCCGGTGATTTCCGATGTGCATTCCCCGGATCAGGTGGGGCCGGCGTCCGAGGTTCTTGATATCCTGCAGATTCCCGCGTTTCTGTGCCGGCAGACCGATCTTTTGACGGCCGCGGGCAATAGCGGCAAGCCCGTTAACGTGAAAAAAGGCCAGTTCGTAGGCCCCTGGGATATGAAGCACGTGACGGGCAAGGTTCTGTCCACGGGCAACGAGCGCATCATGCTCACAGAGCGCGGCAGCAGCTTTGGATATAACAATCTGGTGGTGGATTTCAGGAATTTCAGCATTATGCGGGATCTGGGCTTTCCCGTGGTTTTTGACGCCACCCACAGCGTGCAAATGCCCGGAGGCCTGGGAAACTGCTCCGGCGGGGATCGGTCCTATGTTCCCTTGCTGGCCCGGGCGGCGGCGGCCGCGGGGGTGGACGGGGTCTTTTTCGAAGTGCATACGGACCCGGACAAAGCCCTGTGCGACGGCCCCAACTCATTGACTATGGAAATGCTGGAAAGCATTTTGCCCCAATTATTGGCTATCAGGAAAGCAGCCTCCTGA
- a CDS encoding M23 family metallopeptidase, with protein MKKKGFRFLGLLVGIALAVVLVPGGWYLFQRMEGNAPTVQWKAPITYAGLSTTFEGVLADPENGLSGVRIVLTRPGDKEVEVFSKEYPAKGFLGPGQVKKDSISFTIEPDKLNISDGEAVLRVSARDRSLRSWANGNLFYQEYPLTIDTRPPAISVLTTRHYLRQGGSGLAIYRLSEKGVKNGVQVGDNFFPGYSGGFSDPDVYMAFFAVDNEQPTDTKIMIQAADKAGNISAASFSYLINPGNFRKDVINISDRFMEMVLPQFEAGKRVDPNVPLIDRYLKINREQRQSDYAIAGAMCERSKPVIYWDGVFSRLPNSANRARFADRREYRYKGEKVDRQVHLGIDLASVAQSPVPAANSGMVIYAAPQGIYGQTVYIDHGFGLISQYSHLSRIDVSEGQKVEKDQIIGLTGSTGLAIGDHLHFGMLVGDTFVNPIEWWDASWIKNNVTSKINAVTKALQ; from the coding sequence TTGAAAAAGAAGGGATTTCGTTTTTTAGGCTTGTTGGTTGGAATAGCGCTTGCGGTGGTTTTGGTCCCCGGAGGCTGGTACTTATTTCAACGCATGGAGGGAAATGCGCCAACCGTTCAATGGAAGGCGCCCATCACCTATGCGGGCTTATCCACCACCTTTGAAGGCGTGCTCGCAGACCCCGAAAACGGGTTGTCAGGCGTCCGGATCGTCCTGACCCGCCCCGGGGACAAGGAGGTGGAGGTTTTTTCCAAGGAATATCCCGCCAAAGGATTTTTGGGGCCGGGACAGGTCAAGAAAGACTCCATCTCGTTCACTATTGAGCCAGACAAGCTGAACATCAGCGACGGCGAGGCGGTGCTCCGCGTGAGCGCCAGGGATCGGTCTTTAAGGAGCTGGGCCAACGGCAACCTGTTTTATCAGGAATACCCTCTGACCATTGACACCAGGCCGCCCGCCATATCCGTTCTGACCACAAGACATTACCTGCGCCAGGGAGGCTCAGGGCTGGCTATTTACCGTCTTTCCGAAAAAGGCGTGAAAAACGGCGTCCAAGTGGGGGATAACTTCTTCCCCGGCTATTCCGGCGGATTCAGCGACCCGGACGTATACATGGCCTTTTTCGCCGTGGACAACGAACAGCCCACGGACACTAAAATAATGATACAGGCTGCGGATAAGGCCGGCAACATCAGCGCCGCCTCTTTTTCCTACCTGATCAATCCGGGCAATTTTCGCAAGGACGTCATAAATATTTCAGACCGGTTTATGGAAATGGTCCTGCCTCAGTTCGAAGCGGGCAAAAGGGTCGACCCCAACGTTCCGCTCATCGATCGCTACCTGAAAATCAACAGGGAGCAAAGGCAAAGCGACTACGCCATCGCCGGCGCCATGTGCGAACGCTCCAAACCTGTGATCTATTGGGACGGCGTTTTTTCGCGCCTGCCCAATTCGGCCAACCGGGCCAGGTTCGCAGACAGGCGGGAATACCGCTATAAAGGAGAAAAAGTGGACCGCCAGGTGCACCTGGGTATTGATTTGGCCTCCGTCGCCCAATCCCCCGTGCCTGCGGCCAACAGCGGTATGGTGATTTATGCGGCCCCACAGGGAATATACGGCCAGACCGTTTACATAGACCATGGTTTCGGCCTCATTTCCCAGTACTCCCATTTGTCCCGCATTGACGTAAGTGAGGGGCAAAAGGTAGAAAAAGATCAGATTATCGGCCTGACCGGCAGTACGGGGCTTGCCATTGGAGATCATTTGCACTTTGGAATGCTTGTGGGCGACACCTTTGTGAACCCCATTGAATGGTGGGACGCATCCTGGATAAAAAACAACGTGACCTCCAAGATCAACGCTGTTACAAAGGCCCTCCAGTAA
- a CDS encoding homocysteine biosynthesis protein, translating to MSEFKVNKTYAEINEKIKSGKVVVVTAEEMVDIVKENGPIEAAREVDVVTTGTFAPMCSSGAFINFGHSKPGIKASKTWLNNVPAYAGIAAVDCYIGATEPCEEDPLNRVHPGEFNYGGGHVIHDLIAGEEVHLLATAYGTQCYPNRRVEKMVTLKDLPYAVLCNPRNAYQNYACAINMSTKTVYTYMGVLKPKASNANYSTSGQLSPLFNDPLCKTIGIGTKIFLGGGTGWVSFQGTQYNPNVESTPMGAPVRPARTLMLTGDMKTMNPKFVVGVSILGYGPSLSMGVGIPIPILNEEMAAYTGVSNDDLFTQILDYGNDYPTGNAKSLQQVSYAELMSGTIRFQGKDVPTSPLSSIVMAREICDILKTQITEGEFLITEPQGMLP from the coding sequence ATGAGCGAGTTTAAAGTAAACAAGACCTACGCCGAGATTAACGAAAAAATCAAATCAGGCAAAGTGGTGGTGGTCACCGCAGAGGAAATGGTGGACATCGTCAAGGAAAACGGGCCCATTGAAGCGGCCAGGGAAGTGGACGTGGTCACCACGGGCACCTTCGCCCCCATGTGCTCCTCCGGCGCATTCATCAACTTCGGCCACTCCAAACCCGGCATCAAGGCCTCCAAAACCTGGCTGAACAACGTGCCCGCCTACGCCGGAATCGCGGCGGTGGACTGCTACATCGGCGCCACCGAACCCTGCGAGGAAGACCCCCTGAACAGGGTGCATCCCGGGGAGTTCAATTACGGCGGCGGCCATGTGATTCACGACCTCATCGCAGGCGAAGAGGTGCACCTCCTGGCAACGGCTTACGGCACCCAGTGCTACCCCAACCGCCGGGTGGAAAAAATGGTCACCCTAAAGGACTTGCCCTACGCGGTTTTATGCAACCCAAGAAACGCCTACCAAAACTACGCCTGCGCCATAAACATGAGCACCAAAACCGTCTACACATACATGGGCGTGCTCAAGCCCAAGGCCTCCAACGCCAACTATTCCACGTCGGGCCAGCTATCCCCCTTGTTCAACGATCCTTTGTGCAAAACAATCGGAATCGGCACGAAAATCTTCTTGGGCGGCGGCACAGGCTGGGTCTCCTTCCAGGGAACCCAATACAACCCCAACGTGGAATCCACGCCCATGGGAGCGCCGGTCCGCCCGGCCCGCACCCTGATGCTCACGGGCGACATGAAGACCATGAACCCCAAGTTCGTGGTGGGAGTAAGCATCCTGGGCTACGGCCCCTCCCTGTCCATGGGAGTGGGCATCCCCATTCCCATATTGAATGAGGAGATGGCCGCTTACACCGGCGTGAGCAACGACGATCTGTTCACCCAGATCCTTGATTACGGAAACGACTACCCCACGGGCAATGCCAAAAGCCTCCAGCAGGTCAGCTATGCCGAGCTCATGAGCGGAACCATCCGCTTTCAAGGGAAAGACGTGCCCACATCGCCCCTGTCCAGCATTGTCATGGCCCGTGAAATCTGCGACATCTTAAAGACGCAGATTACAGAGGGCGAATTTTTGATCACCGAACCTCAGGGAATGCTGCCCTGA
- the lepB gene encoding signal peptidase I, with amino-acid sequence MKQNTKQKTEKTKAAPEPDEQFEKPRGIIRENLEALLIALLLALFIRAFLVAPFKIPSGSMEDTLLIGDQIFVSKFSYGIRLPFSNKVLIPTGKPDHGDIIVFIFPRDRKLDYVKRVIGLPGDEVQVHQGIVYINKKRYEKQWGILKGSENRGMPQFRDFGPIVVPENSLFAMGDNRDNSSDSRYWGFVPYENLRGRAFMIYFSKDKSIFDVRWNRIAKILH; translated from the coding sequence TTGAAACAAAACACAAAACAAAAAACGGAAAAAACCAAAGCCGCTCCTGAACCGGACGAACAATTCGAAAAGCCCAGGGGAATTATCAGAGAAAATCTGGAAGCTCTTTTAATCGCCTTGCTGCTGGCCCTGTTCATCCGCGCCTTTTTGGTGGCCCCGTTTAAAATTCCCTCGGGCTCCATGGAAGACACGCTCCTGATCGGCGACCAGATCTTCGTGAGCAAGTTTTCCTACGGAATCAGGCTTCCTTTTTCCAACAAGGTGCTGATCCCCACGGGAAAACCCGATCACGGAGACATCATCGTCTTCATCTTCCCCCGGGACCGAAAGCTGGACTACGTCAAACGGGTCATTGGCCTGCCCGGGGACGAAGTGCAGGTCCATCAAGGAATCGTTTACATTAATAAGAAACGGTATGAAAAACAGTGGGGCATTTTAAAAGGCTCGGAAAACCGGGGCATGCCTCAATTCCGTGATTTCGGCCCTATTGTCGTGCCCGAAAACAGTTTGTTCGCCATGGGGGACAACCGGGATAACAGCAGCGACAGCCGGTATTGGGGTTTTGTACCTTACGAAAACTTGAGAGGCCGGGCCTTTATGATATACTTTTCCAAGGACAAAAGCATTTTCGACGTCCGTTGGAACAGAATAGCAAAAATACTCCATTAG
- a CDS encoding dihydroorotase: protein MDAKPYLIFRGAHIVDPINRIDAAMDIIVEGDCIHSLVYPGSENSWPQPCEVMDCTGLTAVPGLVDMHVHLREPGQEHKETIETGTHAAASGGFTAVCCMPNTSPANDSPEILRQILSTAKNQGHCKVYAACAVTRGLSGQTLVDFETLAQEGAVAFTDDGMPVKDPDAMRQALKRASALGLPILSHCEEMPLVGGGVMNLGPAAEKLGQKGIPNTAESVMVERDIELSRETGGAVHICHVSTRESVLALEKAKDEGLPVTAETAPHYFMLTDDAVAEKGANAKMNPPLRSEKDRQAIRTALAEGTIDAIATDHAPHSPEEKNAPFENAPNGIIGLETALPLALSLVHDGVITLADMVMKMSVNPSRILGLAPSGLCKGAPADITFIDLDKVYEVNPDRFASKSRNTPFDGMKLTGAAAMTVVDGKITYRCSA from the coding sequence TTGGATGCCAAACCCTATCTGATCTTCCGGGGCGCCCATATCGTGGACCCCATCAACCGGATCGACGCCGCAATGGACATCATTGTGGAGGGCGATTGCATTCACAGCCTGGTTTACCCGGGTTCCGAAAATTCATGGCCCCAGCCCTGTGAAGTCATGGACTGCACGGGGCTGACGGCCGTCCCCGGCCTGGTGGATATGCACGTGCACCTGCGGGAGCCCGGGCAGGAGCACAAGGAAACCATCGAGACGGGAACCCACGCCGCAGCCTCCGGGGGCTTCACCGCGGTCTGCTGCATGCCTAACACTTCCCCGGCCAACGACTCGCCGGAAATACTCCGGCAAATTTTAAGCACCGCCAAAAACCAAGGGCATTGCAAGGTTTATGCGGCCTGCGCCGTCACCCGCGGCCTGAGCGGACAAACCCTGGTGGACTTTGAAACCCTGGCCCAGGAAGGCGCCGTCGCCTTTACGGACGACGGCATGCCCGTCAAGGACCCGGACGCAATGCGCCAGGCTCTTAAGCGGGCCTCCGCCCTTGGCCTTCCCATATTAAGCCATTGCGAAGAAATGCCCCTTGTAGGCGGCGGAGTTATGAACCTGGGGCCCGCGGCGGAAAAGCTGGGCCAAAAGGGAATTCCAAACACCGCGGAAAGCGTCATGGTGGAACGGGACATAGAGTTAAGCCGCGAGACCGGCGGCGCCGTGCATATCTGCCATGTGAGCACGCGGGAGTCGGTCCTCGCCCTGGAAAAAGCCAAAGACGAAGGGCTGCCCGTGACCGCGGAAACCGCGCCCCATTATTTCATGCTGACGGATGACGCAGTGGCGGAAAAAGGCGCCAACGCAAAAATGAATCCGCCCCTCAGGTCGGAAAAGGACCGCCAGGCCATTCGCACGGCCCTGGCCGAAGGAACCATCGACGCCATCGCCACGGACCATGCGCCCCATTCGCCGGAAGAAAAAAACGCGCCTTTTGAAAATGCGCCCAACGGCATCATCGGCCTGGAGACGGCCCTGCCCCTGGCCCTGTCCCTGGTGCATGACGGGGTCATCACCCTGGCGGACATGGTCATGAAAATGTCCGTCAACCCGTCCAGAATCCTGGGGCTGGCGCCTTCCGGCCTTTGCAAAGGCGCGCCCGCGGACATCACCTTTATTGATTTGGACAAGGTTTATGAGGTGAACCCGGACCGCTTTGCATCCAAAAGCAGAAACACGCCCTTTGACGGCATGAAGCTGACCGGCGCGGCAGCCATGACAGTGGTTGACGGAAAAATTACATATAGATGCAGCGCCTAA
- a CDS encoding sigma-54-dependent transcriptional regulator — MIAKSPHKILIVDDELGMREFLGLMLERDGYEVSTAGGGREALGLLKKHSYDLLLCDIRLGDISGLEVLRMAMGLNPKPVVIMISAFSSTESAVKAMNEGAFDYIPKPFDNDELRGTIANALERKTLEREKQILEEELAATSHFGGIVGNSPAMTKVYDLIRQAAPTRTNILITGESGTGKELIARAIHGESRRAKAPFVPIHCGGIPETLMESELFGHVKGAFTGAIHEKQGLFTAANGGTVFLDEIGELSLAIQVKLLRVIQERVCRPVGATQDVEVDIRILSATNRQLEKEVIEGRFREDLFYRLNVIEIRVPPLRERKDDLRLLAQHFLEKYSREMGKAISKMSSYAVNLLQRYPFPGNVRELENMIERSVALSNTNIILPDSLALSSYKMSRNTDEKPSWDQMISVPSSGLNIDDVLSEVEKICLDKALEAAGGVKHKAAKLLGISIDSFRYRYDKHNPSS, encoded by the coding sequence ATGATTGCGAAATCTCCCCATAAAATTCTGATTGTTGACGATGAACTGGGCATGCGTGAGTTCCTGGGCCTGATGCTTGAAAGAGACGGATACGAGGTGTCCACAGCCGGAGGCGGCCGGGAAGCCCTTGGCCTGTTAAAAAAACATTCCTACGACTTGCTTTTGTGCGATATCCGTTTGGGAGACATCTCCGGCCTGGAAGTGCTCAGGATGGCCATGGGGCTTAACCCCAAGCCGGTCGTGATCATGATATCCGCCTTTTCCAGCACGGAATCGGCCGTCAAAGCCATGAACGAAGGCGCTTTCGACTATATCCCCAAACCCTTTGACAATGACGAACTGCGAGGCACCATCGCCAACGCCCTGGAGCGCAAAACCCTGGAAAGGGAAAAGCAAATCCTGGAAGAAGAGCTGGCGGCCACCTCCCACTTCGGCGGCATTGTGGGCAACAGCCCGGCCATGACCAAGGTGTACGACCTGATTCGCCAGGCGGCGCCCACTCGCACGAACATTCTTATTACCGGGGAATCCGGAACGGGCAAGGAATTGATCGCCCGGGCCATACATGGGGAGAGCCGGCGGGCCAAGGCCCCTTTTGTGCCCATCCACTGCGGCGGCATTCCCGAAACCCTGATGGAAAGCGAACTTTTCGGGCACGTAAAAGGCGCTTTCACCGGGGCGATCCACGAAAAGCAGGGCTTGTTCACCGCCGCCAACGGAGGAACCGTGTTCCTGGACGAAATCGGAGAGCTTTCCCTGGCCATTCAGGTCAAGCTGCTGCGCGTCATCCAGGAAAGGGTCTGCCGCCCGGTGGGCGCCACCCAGGACGTGGAGGTGGATATCCGCATTCTTTCGGCCACCAACCGCCAACTGGAAAAGGAAGTGATTGAAGGGCGTTTTCGCGAGGACTTGTTTTACCGTTTAAACGTTATCGAAATCCGCGTGCCCCCATTAAGGGAAAGAAAGGACGACCTGCGCCTTCTGGCCCAGCATTTCCTGGAAAAATACTCCCGGGAAATGGGCAAAGCAATATCCAAAATGTCTTCCTACGCTGTCAATCTGCTCCAGCGCTACCCTTTTCCCGGCAACGTCCGGGAGTTGGAAAACATGATCGAACGAAGCGTGGCCCTTTCCAACACAAACATCATCCTGCCTGACAGCCTGGCTCTCTCCTCCTACAAGATGTCCAGAAACACGGATGAAAAGCCTTCCTGGGACCAGATGATTTCCGTGCCTTCCTCCGGCCTTAACATCGACGACGTGCTGTCGGAAGTGGAGAAAATCTGCCTGGATAAAGCCTTGGAAGCAGCGGGGGGAGTGAAGCACAAAGCAGCCAAACTTCTTGGAATCAGCATTGATTCTTTCAGGTACCGCTACGACAAGCATAATCCGTCCTCTTAG
- a CDS encoding tetratricopeptide repeat protein, with the protein MKTARIDLLLCMGLVALVAAVYHTIPHTGFFLYDDSLYVYENPAMSLGLSWEGVKWAFTTTRGGFWIPVTWLSLLTDAQIFGLNPGGFHLTNILFHAVNTLLLFVVLNKMTGAPFKSAFAAALFAVHPMHVESVAWITERKDVLFGLFWLLSMGAYLKYVKNPGWKNYALILMLFILGLMAKPMMVTLPFALLLLDYWPLKRISPEDITQAPKKMWGLVREKAPLFAVSLLFSLATFILQRQVGAVASLEGAPLSFRIPNALISYFKYVYHTFWPFDIAVYYPIPQTPLPHWMWAGALLALAAVTFLAALRWKTDRCLIVGWLFFLGVMFPVIGVSQSGPQAMAARFMYIPAIGLYIMAAWGGPELFRRAPSFKAAAGVGIGLVLALTVLGYNQARAWEDGIALMKRSMQITGENPFASYLIGVAALRKQDYPAAEKYLRESLTLEEKRKDALEGLSIALDRQGKTDEAITCIKKALEIEPNSIKAKSYLGTYYFKAGFHENGRNIRDEVVQADPEEAIILYNIGTMFYDEKDYKNAKIWFQKNTEANPFQYEAFTFLGSIALNQGETDAALVSYLEAVRLHPNLPEVHNLLGLLYIRKGLAAPAEAHFKESMRLAPGFLDAPYNLACLYDLVGNKQAAEALLKALIKTAPQYQDAMDKLKQIQENK; encoded by the coding sequence ATGAAAACAGCGCGCATCGACCTGTTGCTATGCATGGGCTTAGTCGCTCTTGTCGCAGCGGTTTACCACACCATTCCCCATACCGGATTCTTCCTTTATGACGACTCCTTATACGTCTACGAAAACCCGGCCATGAGCCTGGGGCTTTCCTGGGAGGGCGTCAAATGGGCTTTTACCACAACCAGGGGCGGATTCTGGATCCCGGTAACCTGGCTGTCCCTTTTGACGGACGCCCAGATTTTCGGCCTTAACCCGGGCGGCTTCCACCTGACCAACATTCTCTTTCACGCCGTTAACACCCTTCTGCTCTTTGTGGTCCTGAACAAAATGACGGGCGCCCCGTTTAAAAGCGCTTTCGCCGCCGCTCTGTTCGCGGTGCATCCCATGCATGTGGAGTCCGTGGCGTGGATAACGGAACGCAAGGACGTGCTTTTCGGGCTGTTTTGGCTGCTCTCCATGGGGGCGTATTTAAAATATGTCAAAAACCCCGGATGGAAAAATTACGCGCTCATTCTCATGTTGTTTATTCTGGGCCTCATGGCCAAGCCCATGATGGTCACCCTGCCCTTTGCCTTGCTTTTGCTGGATTATTGGCCCCTGAAACGCATCTCCCCGGAAGACATTACCCAAGCCCCAAAAAAAATGTGGGGATTGGTCAGGGAAAAAGCCCCCCTCTTCGCCGTTTCCTTGTTGTTTTCCCTGGCGACCTTTATTTTGCAGCGCCAAGTAGGCGCCGTGGCCTCGCTGGAAGGGGCGCCCCTGTCCTTCAGAATCCCCAACGCCTTAATCTCCTATTTTAAATACGTCTATCACACCTTTTGGCCCTTTGACATCGCGGTCTATTACCCCATACCGCAGACTCCGCTTCCCCACTGGATGTGGGCCGGCGCCTTGCTGGCGCTGGCCGCCGTAACCTTCCTGGCCGCTTTAAGGTGGAAGACCGACAGATGCCTCATAGTAGGGTGGCTCTTCTTTTTGGGTGTCATGTTTCCGGTTATCGGCGTAAGCCAGTCCGGCCCCCAGGCCATGGCCGCCCGGTTCATGTACATACCCGCCATAGGCCTTTATATAATGGCGGCCTGGGGCGGCCCGGAGCTTTTCAGGCGGGCGCCGTCATTCAAGGCCGCCGCCGGCGTAGGAATTGGGCTTGTCCTCGCCCTCACCGTACTCGGGTACAACCAGGCGCGTGCGTGGGAGGACGGGATAGCCCTAATGAAACGCTCCATGCAAATCACCGGCGAAAATCCCTTTGCATCCTATCTGATAGGGGTGGCCGCCCTCCGCAAGCAGGATTACCCCGCCGCCGAAAAGTACCTGAGGGAATCCCTGACCCTGGAGGAAAAGCGAAAGGATGCTTTGGAAGGCCTGAGCATCGCCCTGGACAGACAGGGAAAAACCGATGAAGCCATAACATGCATCAAAAAGGCCCTGGAGATCGAACCGAATTCCATAAAAGCGAAAAGCTACCTGGGAACCTACTATTTTAAGGCGGGATTTCACGAAAACGGGCGAAATATACGCGACGAAGTCGTGCAGGCCGATCCGGAGGAAGCGATCATCCTTTATAATATAGGGACCATGTTCTATGACGAAAAGGACTACAAAAACGCAAAAATCTGGTTTCAAAAAAACACCGAGGCGAACCCCTTCCAGTATGAGGCCTTCACCTTTTTAGGATCCATCGCCTTAAACCAGGGAGAAACGGACGCCGCCCTGGTCAGCTATCTCGAGGCCGTCAGGCTGCACCCCAACCTGCCGGAAGTCCATAACCTGCTGGGCCTCCTTTATATAAGAAAGGGATTGGCGGCCCCCGCCGAGGCGCATTTTAAGGAATCCATGCGGCTGGCCCCCGGCTTTCTGGACGCCCCCTACAACCTGGCTTGCCTATATGATCTCGTGGGGAACAAGCAAGCTGCAGAGGCCTTGTTGAAGGCGCTAATTAAAACCGCGCCCCAATATCAGGACGCCATGGACAAGCTGAAACAGATCCAAGAGAATAAATAA
- a CDS encoding type IV pilin protein encodes MMQKLTKKESGFTLIELMIVIAIIGILAAIAIPNFIAYRKKAYDKAAMTDLHNLNQSILAYYTEEGKEAVVMTLDVAKTEKAGFRQTSNVTVTVDGGTGQNDWSITTKHGQGDKTYTMTANQTLTVD; translated from the coding sequence ATGATGCAAAAACTGACGAAAAAAGAATCTGGTTTCACCCTGATCGAACTCATGATCGTTATCGCAATTATCGGCATCCTGGCCGCTATTGCTATCCCGAACTTCATCGCCTACAGGAAAAAGGCTTATGACAAAGCCGCCATGACCGATTTGCACAACCTGAACCAGTCCATTCTGGCATACTACACTGAAGAAGGCAAAGAAGCCGTTGTGATGACCCTCGACGTTGCCAAGACCGAAAAAGCGGGCTTCAGGCAAACCTCCAACGTTACCGTTACCGTCGACGGCGGCACCGGCCAGAACGATTGGTCCATCACCACCAAGCATGGCCAGGGCGACAAGACCTACACCATGACTGCCAACCAGACCTTGACCGTGGATTAA